The Bacteroidota bacterium nucleotide sequence CGAAAAACAGGGAAATCAGTTTGTCGGTATCGGCAAATGGAACAACGGCATATTTTTCGAGCGACAGAGATAGGAAATTGGCGATTTAGATATTTATTCGTTTGAATTGCCCTTAGCGTGCAGGCTGAACAGGTTACCTGGGTGAATGCGATCGTTACCGATGCAAAACCAAATTACCATTAAAAGCTAATGCAGTTAATGAATATCGAAACTGCGAAATCATTGTATCAGTTCACTTCCGACTCAAAACCGGTGCATTTTTAATTGTATTACCAAGTGGTAACGACTATGATTATTTGTGCAACGGGAAGATATTTATTTCATTCGGAAACTTTTCTTTGGTAAATGATGCCGGATGAACCTTTTACTATTTAAAGTGGCTTTACAACCTGTAAACCCCGAGAAATATTAACGTTAAAAAATATTTTCGAGAATTAGTGTCTGCTGAAATATTACCCATTTCGGAACCTGAATTAAACAAAGTTGTGGATTTAATGCAGAAAACCGGAATATGAAAATTAAAGTAAATGGACATATGGATAATGTTGGTGCTGATGCAGATAATGTTAAAATTATCGCAAAACAGGTCGGTAGGTGAAAATTATTTGCGTCGAAAGGCATAGATGCAAGCAGAATCACTTATCAGGCTATGGCGAAACAAAACCGATTGATGCTAATACAACAGAAATTCGGCAGAGCAAATAATAGAAGAACAGAGATTGAAATT carries:
- a CDS encoding PD40 domain-containing protein; protein product: MGYPINTKNREISLSVSANGTTAYFSSDRDRKLAI